From Mumia sp. ZJ1417:
CTCGTCCCGCCGATCTCTGCGCCTGCTCGCCGGCGTCGCGCTCACCCTCTCGCTCGCTCTCTCGGCGTGCGGAGGCGGCGACGACGACTCGTCCGCCGACGCGGACGGGACGACGTCGGTGACGGTCGGGGTGATCCCGATCATCGACGTCGCCCCGATCTACCTCGGGATCGAGCAGGGCTTCTTCGAGGACGAGGGTCTTGATCTCACGCTCGAGACGGCCCAGGGCGGTGCGGCGATCGTTCCCGGTGTCGTGAGCGACCAGTTCCAGTTCGGCTTCAGCAACTCGATCTCGCTGATGGTCGCCAACACGCAGGGGCTGCCGCTCAAGGTCGTCAGCGCCGGTGTCACCTCCACCGGCGAGGTGGGCAAGGACTTCGGTGGTGTCATCGTCAAGAGCGACAGCGACATCACGTCCGCCGCCGACCTCGCCGGCAAGAAGGTCGCGGTCAACACGCTGAAGAACATCAACACCACCACCATCAACGAGGCCGTCCGGCAGGACGGTGGGGACCCGTCGTCGATCGAGTACGTCGAGCTTGCCTTCCCCGACATCGTCTCCGCGGTCGCCAAGGGGGACGTCGACGCAGGTCAGGTCGTGGAGCCGTTCCTCACGATCGCGACCCAGGGCGGCGACCGCCAGGTGAGCTCCAACTACGTCGCAACGGATCCCGACCTCGAGGTCGCGATGTACTTCACGACCTCGACGTACGCCGAGAAGAACCCCGAGGTCGTCGAGAGCTTCACCGCTGCGATGAACAAGTCGCTCGACTACGCCCAGGAGCACCCCGACGAGGTGCGCGACATCCTCGGCACCTACACCGAGATCGACCCGAAGGTCGCCGAGGCCGTCGCCCTGCCGCGGTGGTCGTCGACGCTCGAGACGGAGTCCATCGAGAAGCTCGCCGACCTCGCCGAGCAGGACGAGCTGATCACGAAGCAGCCGGACCTCGAGGCTCTGCTGCCGTGACCACCCTTCACCAGGACGACGAGCGCCGACCACCGGAGGTGACACCATGGGCGCCACGCTCACCGCCCCGTCGCAGACGGTGACCCGCCCGATCAGGACACGGCGGGCAGGCCGGCTCCGTGACACCGTGCTCGGCATCCTCGGGCTGGCGGTCGTTGTCCTGGTGATCGAGCTCCTTCCCCGTGTCGGCGTGGTCGACAGCCGCTTCTTGCCGCCGGCGAGCGAGATGCTGGCCACCCTGTGGGACCAGCTCGGAGAGCCCTCCTTCTGGACCGCGCTCGGCGACACCCTGCGCGGCTGGGCCATCGGGCTCGCGATCGCGATGGTGGCCGGAGTCGCTGTCGGCATCGTGGTCGGCAGCATCCCCCTGCTCCGTGCGATCACGGCCTCGACCGTGGAGTTCCTGCGCCCGATCCCGTCCGTCGCTCTGATCCCGCTGGTCGTCCTGATCTACGGCAGCCAGCCGCAGTCGGCGCTGATCCTCGTCGTGTACGCCTCGTTCTGGCAGGTGCTCGTCCAGGTTCTATACGGCGTGGCCGACGTCGACCCTGTCGTCCGCGACACCGCGCACTCGTATCGCTTCTCGCGTCGCGCGATCGTCCGCACCGTGATCTGGCCGACCGCGCTCCCGTACGTCGTCACCGGCTTCCGCCTCGCGGCTGCGGTCGCTCTGATCCTCGAGATCACCGCCGAGCTCATCATCGGCGTCCCCGGCCTAGGACAGCGCATCGGCGTCGCACAGAGCTCCGGCGCCGTCTCTTTGACGTACGCGCTGGTCATCGTCGTCGGGCTCGTGGGGATCACCGTCAATCTGTTCGCCCGTGTCGTCGAGCGCCGCGCCCTGCGATGGCACAGCTCGGTCCGGAGGGAGATCGCATGACCGTCCGCTCGCTCGCGCGCCAGGCCGCCCTGACCCTCGGCCTGCCGGTCGCGATGATCGCCCTGTGGTGGGTCGTCTCGGCCAACAGCACCAGCATCTTCTGGCCGCCGCTCTCGGAGATCGTCGAGGCATTTCCCGAGACCTGGACGTGGGACCGGATCGTCAACTCTGTCGTCCCGAGCGTCGTACGACTGCTCACCGGATACACGATCGCGGTTGTCGTCGGCGTTGCCGCCGGCACAGCGATCGGACTCTCGCGCAACGTCCGCGCCTTCTGCGAACCGTCGATGGAGTTCTTCCGTGCGATCCCGCCGCCCGTCCTGGTGCCCATCATCGCCCTGTTCACCGGCTACACCGGCGCCACCGCGAAGATCGTCACGATCGCGCTGGGCTGCCTGTGGCCAGTCCTGCTCAACACTGTCGAGGGCGTACGGGGCCTGGACGAGGTTCAGCTAGACACCGCGCGATGCTACCGGTTCCGCACACGCTCTCGGCTGATCCATGTCGTGCTGCGCGGTGCGAGCCCACAGATCTCCACCGGAGCACGCCAGGCTCTCTCGATCGGCGTGATTCTCATGGTCGTGAGCGAGCTCTTCGGGGCCAACAGCGGGCTGGGTGCCGACATCGTGCAGTTCCAGCGCAGCTTCGCGATCCCGCAGATGTGGACCGGCATCATCATGCTCGGGCTTATCGGCGTCGTTCTCTCGGCCATCTTCCGCATCGTCGAGAACCGCGCGCTCGCCTGGTACTACGGCTTGCGACGCGCCGACCGAGGAGCGTGACCCCATGACCTTCTCCACACGCGGCGGCCCGACGTCGCCCGAGACCGTAGAGACGGGAACCACCGTGCCCCCATCGTCCCAGCCGCCCGTCGCGCTCGACGTCGACGGCCTGCGCAAGATCTACCGCAGCGACAACGGCGACGTCGAAGCCGTGCGTGACCTCACCTTCTCGGTGTCGCGCGGTGAGCTGGTGTGCATCGTCGGACCGTCCGGCGCAGGAAAGACGACGCTGCTGCGCTGCATCGCGGGCCTCTTGGACCTCACTGAGGGCAGCGTGACCCTCGACGGCCAGTCCGTCGACGGGCCGCCCGAAGGCATGGCAGTGGTGTTCCAGGAGTACGGACGCAGCCTCTTCCCGTGGATGACCGTGCGGCAGAACGTGGAGATGCCTCTGAAGGAAAAGGGCCTGCGTCGCGCCGAGCGCCGAGAGAAGGTCGACGCCGCCCTCGAGGCCGTGGGGCTTGCCGACGTGTCGACTGCTCACCCGTGGCAGCTTTCAGGAGGCATGCAGCAGCGAGTCGCGATCGCCCGCGCCGTCGCGTACGAGCCGAGCGTCCTGTTGATGGACGAGCCGTTCGCGGCGGTCGACGCCCAGACCCGTGCCGATCTCGAGGACCTTGTCCGC
This genomic window contains:
- a CDS encoding ABC transporter substrate-binding protein, encoding MHRLSSRGSSRRSLRLLAGVALTLSLALSACGGGDDDSSADADGTTSVTVGVIPIIDVAPIYLGIEQGFFEDEGLDLTLETAQGGAAIVPGVVSDQFQFGFSNSISLMVANTQGLPLKVVSAGVTSTGEVGKDFGGVIVKSDSDITSAADLAGKKVAVNTLKNINTTTINEAVRQDGGDPSSIEYVELAFPDIVSAVAKGDVDAGQVVEPFLTIATQGGDRQVSSNYVATDPDLEVAMYFTTSTYAEKNPEVVESFTAAMNKSLDYAQEHPDEVRDILGTYTEIDPKVAEAVALPRWSSTLETESIEKLADLAEQDELITKQPDLEALLP
- a CDS encoding ABC transporter permease is translated as MGATLTAPSQTVTRPIRTRRAGRLRDTVLGILGLAVVVLVIELLPRVGVVDSRFLPPASEMLATLWDQLGEPSFWTALGDTLRGWAIGLAIAMVAGVAVGIVVGSIPLLRAITASTVEFLRPIPSVALIPLVVLIYGSQPQSALILVVYASFWQVLVQVLYGVADVDPVVRDTAHSYRFSRRAIVRTVIWPTALPYVVTGFRLAAAVALILEITAELIIGVPGLGQRIGVAQSSGAVSLTYALVIVVGLVGITVNLFARVVERRALRWHSSVRREIA
- a CDS encoding ABC transporter permease is translated as MTVRSLARQAALTLGLPVAMIALWWVVSANSTSIFWPPLSEIVEAFPETWTWDRIVNSVVPSVVRLLTGYTIAVVVGVAAGTAIGLSRNVRAFCEPSMEFFRAIPPPVLVPIIALFTGYTGATAKIVTIALGCLWPVLLNTVEGVRGLDEVQLDTARCYRFRTRSRLIHVVLRGASPQISTGARQALSIGVILMVVSELFGANSGLGADIVQFQRSFAIPQMWTGIIMLGLIGVVLSAIFRIVENRALAWYYGLRRADRGA
- a CDS encoding ABC transporter ATP-binding protein is translated as MTFSTRGGPTSPETVETGTTVPPSSQPPVALDVDGLRKIYRSDNGDVEAVRDLTFSVSRGELVCIVGPSGAGKTTLLRCIAGLLDLTEGSVTLDGQSVDGPPEGMAVVFQEYGRSLFPWMTVRQNVEMPLKEKGLRRAERREKVDAALEAVGLADVSTAHPWQLSGGMQQRVAIARAVAYEPSVLLMDEPFAAVDAQTRADLEDLVRELWRRLGVTVLFVTHDIDEAVFLGQRVLVLSNRPTVVLEDVNVDLPDERFQLETRSSPRFAELRARVYELIQAAKKGVRSTAEV